TTTAATATATCCATTCACATTCCTATAAGCTAACAAGTTATTATCCGATTACCACACCATATTATGCTAAATCTAAGCAATAAGTGTAACGAGCTTACTCGTACAACTTCATAATAGCTGATATGTTATTTAACTTTTTTCTAGCTTCTTTTTACTATGGAAAAAATTAAGCGGTAAGGTAAGTCAAAAAGTCAATGACTCAAAAAGGCATTAAGTCATTGACTTAATGCCTTTTTGGGGCAACTTGTTATTTTTGCCGAATTATATGACTGAAAGACAACACAAAACTGTTAATTTACTTTTTAATGAGAAGTTTATTAAATATTTCTTTATGTATACTTTCATTGTTGATGACCCTTGCCATTTCATCAGCAGCCCCAACAGAGAAAAATACTTTTGTTGTTTTTGAGTAATTATCAAGGCTCTCGACCCAAATATAATGTTCAAATTTATTATCCACAGTACCCTCGGGCGGATTATTAACTTTAAACTTTGGGTCGTCAACCCACCCTAAATAACGCATTGCAATTTTTAGATGTTGGTTTCCGAAGTTGTATATCACCTTGTCTTTAACAGCTTTGTTAAGACTTGTCATAGTAATATGTTCTTTAAAATTACTTAGCTCACCAACAATTTTATATATAGGTTTACCTTCATTGGTAGTTATTTTTCCTATTTCCCCTGCTGATATAGCATTCAAGATAATATTGAAAACGCCATTTTGATTCTTATCTATCTCAACATCACTATTAGATAAAATATTATCTCTACTATTGAAGCCATAAACTCTATTTTGTACTGGATTAAGTATCAACACTTCCCGCGGGTTAATATCCACCATTTCAGGTAAAAGCTTTGACCATATTTCCATAAATTCTTTGCTTCGTTCATTTGCTTTAATCTGAAGAAATCGATTAAAGTCAGCTGTTGACTGATTAGCGTGCTCATT
Above is a window of Desulfotalea psychrophila LSv54 DNA encoding:
- a CDS encoding ATP-binding protein is translated as MNLQELKVNVTDIISDLKNNGNFPKENSHIDYKVDLKLTKSKSSLENFLLNFAKDIISFSNADGGMILLGIKEDKTTGKNDDVGLPSETLEILEQIDLNDVTQKFEKIAKVGVSIDLQKFKISTRLFYYLIIEKNNQILIPQADVPEYKLQKGAIYYRASSKNEHANQSTADFNRFLQIKANERSKEFMEIWSKLLPEMVDINPREVLILNPVQNRVYGFNSRDNILSNSDVEIDKNQNGVFNIILNAISAGEIGKITTNEGKPIYKIVGELSNFKEHITMTSLNKAVKDKVIYNFGNQHLKIAMRYLGWVDDPKFKVNNPPEGTVDNKFEHYIWVESLDNYSKTTKVFFSVGAADEMARVINNESIHKEIFNKLLIKK